TGATCGGCCTGGTATCCGAAGACGGCAGCATGACCAAGGACGACCTGGCCAACTACATCGTCTCCAACATGCAGGACCCGATCTCGCGGACCGCAGGCGTGGGCGACTTCCAGGTGTTCGGTGCGCAGTACGCCATGCGTATCTGGCTGGATCCGGCCAAGCTGAACAAGTTCCAGCTGACCCCGGTCGACGTGCGCACCGCGGTCGCCGCGCAGAACGTGCAGGTATCCTCCGGCCAGCTCGGCGGCCTGCCGGCACTGCCAGGTACCCAGCTCAACGCCACCATCATCGGCAAGACCCGTCTGCAGACCGCCGAGCAGTTCGAGAAGATCCTGCTCAAGGTCAATGCCGATGGTTCCCAGGTACGCCTGGGCGACGTGGCCCAGGTTGGCCTTGGCGGCGAAAACTACGCCATCAGCGCCCAGTACAACGGCAAGCCGGCCTCGGGCCTGGCGGTCAAGCTGGCCACCGGCGCCAACGCCCTGGATACCGCCAAGGCGCTGCGCACGACCATCAGCGACCTGGAGCCGTTCTTCCCACCGGGGGTGAAGGCCGTATTCCCGTATGACACCACCCCGGTGGTCACCGAATCGATCAGCGGGGTGATCCACACCCTGATCGAAGCCGTGGTCCTGGTGTTCCTGGTGATGTACCTGTTCCTGCAGAACTTCCGCGCCACCATCATCACCACCATGACCGTACCGGTGGTATTGCTGGGTACCTTCGGCATCCTCGCCGCCGCCGGCTTCAGCATCAACACCCTGACCATGTTCGCCATGGTCCTGGCCATCGGCCTGCTGGTGGACGATGCCATCGTCGTGGTGGAGAACGTCGAGCGGGTGATGTCCGAGGAAGGATTGCCGCCCAAGGAAGCGACCAAGCGCTCCATGGAGCAGATCCAGGGCGCCCTGGTGGGTATCGCCCTGGTCCTGTCGGCGGTACTGCTGCCGATGGCCTTCTTCGGCGGTTCCACCGGTGTGATCTATCGCCAGTTCTCCATCACCATCGTCTCGGCCATGGGCCTGTCGGTGCTGGTGGCGCTGATCTTCACCCCGGCCCTGTGCGCCACCATGCTCAAGCCGCTGAAGAAGGGCGAGCACCATGTGGCCAAGCGCGGCTTCTTCGGCTGGTTCAACCGCAACTTCGACCGCAGCGTCGTCGGCTACGAGCGTAGCGTCGGCACCATCCTGCGCAACAAGATCCCGTTCCTGCTGGCCTACGCGCTGATCGTGGTCGGCATGATCTGGCTGTTCGCTCGTATCCCCACCGCATTCCTGCCGGAAGAAGACCAGGGCGTGCTGTTCGCCCAGGTGCAGACCCCGGCCGGCTCCAGTGCCGAGCGCACCCAGGTGGTGGTCGACCAGATGCGCGAGTACCTGCTCGACAAGGAAGCCGACACCGTGGCATCGGTGTTCACCGTCAACGGCTTCAACTTCGCCGGTCGTGGCCAGAGTTCGGGCATGGCGTTCATCATGCTCAAGCCATGGGGCGAGCGCTCGAAGGAGAACAGCGTGTTCGCCCTCGCCCAGCGCGCGCAGATGCACTTCTTCAGCTTCCGCGACGCGATGGTGTTCGCCTTCGCCCCGCCGGCGGTGCTCGAACTGGGTAACGCCACCGGCTTCGACGTGTTCCTCCAGGACCGCGCCGGGGTCGGCCATGCGAAGCTGATGGAAGCGCGCAACCAGTTCCTGGCCAAGGCCGCGCAGAGCAAGATCCTCAGCGCCGTGCGTCCGAACGGCCTGAACGACGAGCCGCAGTACCAGCTGACCATCGACGACGAACGCGCCAGCGCCCTGGGCGTGACCATCGCCGATATCAACAACACCCTGTCGATTGCCCTCGGCGGTAGCTACGTCAACGACTTCATCGACCGTGGCCGGGTCAAGAAGGTCTACATCCAGGGTGCGCCAAATGCCCGGATGAGCCCGGAAGACCTGCAGAAGTGGTACGTGCGCAACGGCAAGGGCGAGATGGTGCCATTCTCCTCCTTCGCCAAGGGCGAGTGGAGCTATGGCTCGCCGAAACTGTCGCGCTACAACGGCGTGGAAGCGGTCGAGATCCTCGGCACCCCGGCGCCGGGCTACAGTACCGGTGAGGCCATGGCCGAAGTCGAGCGCATCGCCGGCGAACTGCCAACCGGCATCGGTTACTCCTGGACCGGCATGTCCTACGAGGAAAAACTCTCCGGCTCGCAGATGCCGGCGCTGTTCGCCCTCTCGGTGCTGTTCGTGTTCCTCTGCCTGGCGGCGCTGTACGAGAGCTGGTCGATCCCGATCGCGGTCGTGCTGGTGGTGCCGCTGGGTATCATCGGTGCCCTGCTAGCCACCAGCCTGCGCGGCTTGTCCAACGACGTGTACTTCCTGGTCGGCCTGCTCACCACCATCGGCCTGGCGGCGAAGAACGCCATCCTGATCGTCGAGTTCGCCAAGGAGCTGCACGAACAGGGCAAAAGCCTGTACGACGCGGCCATCGAGGCCTGCCGTATGCGTCTGCGCCCGATCATCATGACCTCGCTGGCGTTCATCCTCGGCGTGGTACCGTTGACCATCGCCAGTGGCGCTGGCGCCGGCAGCCAGCACGCCATCGGCACCGGTGTGATCGGCGGCATGATCAGCGCCACCGTGCTGGCCATCTTCTGGGTACCGCTATTCTTCGTCGCAGTGTCGTCGCTGTTCGGCAGCAAAGAGCCGAAAGAACACGCCACCCCTGAAACTCCACGTTATGAGGCTGGGCAATGACCAAGTCTTTGTTGTCCCTGGCGGTAACCGCCTTCATCCTCGGCGGTTGCTCGCTGATCCCCGACTACCAGACGCCAGAGGCGCCGGTGGCCGCGCAGTGGCCGCAAGGCCCTGCGTACTCGCCGACCCAATCGGCCGACGTCGCCGCAGCCGAACAGGGCTGGCGCCAGTTCTTCCACGACCCGGCGCTGCAGCAACTGATCCAGACGTCGCTGGAAAACAACCGCGACCTGCGGGTCGCGGCGTTGAACATCGACGCCTACCGCGCGCAGTACCGCATCCAGCGCGCCGACCTGCTGCCAGCGGTTTCCGCCAATGGCAGCGGCAGCCGCCAACGGGTGCCGGCGAACATGTCGCAGACCGGCGAGGCGAACATCACCAGCCAGTACTCGGCCACCCTGGGTGTCAGCGCCTATGAGCTGGACCTGTTCGGCCGGGTGCGCAGCCTGACCCAGCAGGCCCTGGAAACCTACCTGTCCAGCGAACAGGCGCGCCGCTCCACGCAGATCAGCCTGGTGGCCAGCGTGGCCAACGCCTATTACACCTGGCAGGCCGACCAGGCGCTGCTGAAGCTGACCGAGGAAACGCTCAAGACGTACGAAGAGAGCTACAACCTGACCCGCCGCAGCAATGAGGTGGGCGTGGCCTCGGCCCTGGACCTGAGCCAGGCGCGCACTGCCGTCGAAGGCGCTCGCGTCAAGCTGTCGCAGTACCAGCGCCTGGTCGCCCAGGACCTGAACAGCCTCACCGTGCTGGTAGGTACCGGCGTGCCGGCCAACCTGCCCAAGCCGCTGGAGCTCAATGCCGACCAGCTGGCCGAAGTGCCGGCCGGCCTGCCGTCCGACATCCTGCAGCGCCGCCCCGACATCCAGGAGGCCGAGCACCTGCTCAAGGCCGCCAACGCCAACATCGGCGCGGCCCGGGCCGCGTTCTTCCCGAGCATCAGCCTGACCGCCAACGCCGGTACTCTGAGCCCGGATATGGGCGGGCTGTTCAAGGGCGGTTCGGGCACCTGGCTGTTCCAGCCGCAGATCAACCTGCCGATCTTCAACGCCGGCAGCCTGCGGGCCAGCCTGGACTACTCGAAGATCCAGAAGGACATCAACGTCGCCAAGTACGAAAAGACCATCCAGACCGCCTTCCAGGAAGTCGCCGATGGCCTGGCCGCACGCAAGACGTTCGAAGAGCAGTTGCAGGCCCAGCGTGACCTGGTGGCCGCCAACCAGGACTACTACCGCCTGGCCGAGCGCCGCTACCGCATCGGTATCGACAGCAACCTGACCTTCCTCGATGCCCAGCGCAACCTGTTCAGCGCCCAGCAGTCGTTGATCGGTGATCGCCTGTCGCAGTTGGTCAGCGAGGTCAACCTGTACAAGGCCCTCGGCGGCGGCTGGTACGAGCAGACCCAGCAGCAGGCTTCGATCCAGACACCGAAAGGCTGACTGGACCGCTGACAGCATCAAGCCCACCCTTGCGGTGGGCTTTTTGTTGCGCGGTCACATTGCGTTCGATAACCGCCCCGTTCCGCTTGCAACGAATTGCCTAGCCCCCACCCTCCCCCGCACCATCGCCCCCGCAACGTTGCACAAGTTCTCTCTAAAGACGCCTTTCCCTGCGGCCCGCACCCGCAGAGACCCGGCTCGCCCAATAAAAACAAGAGATCCACGACAGATGAGCACTTTGCAACCCGCACGCCAGCTGCTGCCCGGCCTGTTGGCCCTGTCCTGCGCCCTGCCCGGCGTGGCCGCCGAAGGTGGCTTCCTGGAAGACGCCAAGGCCAGCCTCAACCTGCGCAACTTCTACATCAACCGCAACTTCATCGACCCGGCCAACCCCCAGGGCAAGGCCGAGGAATGGACCCAGAGCTTCATTCTCGACGCCCGCTCCGGCTTTACCCAGGGCACCGTCGGTTTCGGCATCGATGTGCTGGGGCTGTACTCGATCAAGCTCGATGGCGGCAAGGGTACAGCCGGCACCCACCTGCTGCCGGTGCATGACGACGGTCGCCCGGCGGACGATTTCGGCCGCCTGGGGGTGGCGTTCAAGACGCGCCTGTCGCAGACCGAACTCAAAGTCGGCGAGTGGATGCCGGTGCTGCCGATCCTGCGTTCGGACGATGGCCGCTCGCTGCCACAGACGTTCCGTGGCGGTCAGCTCACCTCGAAGGAGATCGACGGCCTGACCCTGTACGCCGGCCAGTTCCGCGGCAACAGCCCGCGCAACGATGCGAGCATGGAAGACATGTTCATGCAGGGGCGCGCTGGTATCACCTCCGACCGCTTCAACTTCGCCGGCGGCGAATACAGCTTCAACGACAAGCACACGATGGTCGGTCTGTGGGACGCCCGGCTGAAAGACATCTATCGCCAGCAGTACCTGAACCTGGTGCATAGCCAGCCGTTGGGCGATTGGACCCTGGGCGCCAACCTCGGCTACTTCCTCGGCAAGGAGGATGGCAGCGCACGCGCCGGCGACCTGGACAACCGTACCGCCTCGGCCATGCTCTCGGCGCGCTACCGGGGCCACACCTTCTATGTCGGCCTGCAGAAGGTCAGTGGCGACGACGCCTGGATGCGGGTCAACGGCACAAGTGGCGGCACGCTGGCCAACGACAGTTACAACGCCAGCTTCGACAACGCCAAGGAGCGCTCCTGGCAACTGCGTCACGACTTCAATTTCGTCACCGTCGGCATCCCCGGCCTGACCTTGATGAACCGCTACATCAAAGGCGACAACGTGCATGCCGGGGGAGCGGACGATGGCAAGGAATGGGCCCGGGAGACCGAGCTGGCCTATGTGGTGCAGGCCGGGACGTTCAAGGACCTGTCGGTAAAATGGCGCAACTCGACCATGCGCAGGGATTTCAGCAGCAACGCGTTCGATGAGAACCGCTTGATCGTCAGCTATCCGTTGAACCTGCTATAGCAGATCCGGCCTCATCGCGGATTTGCCCACGATGAGGCCGGGCAATCCAATAAAGAACAAAAATGAATATACAAAGCAAATAACATTCTTTGACGGCATAAGCATCGAGCCGCTAAAACCCAGCTTCAGCCTCGCACCAGAGCCCGAGCATGGACCTCCGCCAACTGCGCTATTTCATCGCACTCACCGAATACCGCAGTTTCGTCCGCGCCGCCGACGCCATGGGTATCACCCAACCCGCCTTCAGCCGCGCAATCCAGAACCTCGAACATACCTTTGGCTGTGCCCTGGTCGATCGCGCCAGCAAGGCATTGCCCCCCACCCCCGAGGGCCAGGTGGTGTTGCAACATGCCCGTCGCCTGGTCCAGGGCGCCGCGCAACTGAACAACGACGTCCTGCAGATGACCAAGCTCGATGCCGGAGAGCTGCGCTTCGGCAGCGGCCCGGCCCTGGCCGTACGCCTGGTGCCCCAGGCCCTGCACCATTTCATCGGGGCTCATCCCGGCATCCGCACCGACTTGCTGGTGGACAATGCCGAGCGCCTGGGACAGGCACTGCGTCGCGAGCAGATCGAGTTTTTCGTCGATGACGTGCGGCCCTTCGAGGCCGATCCCAACTTCCACACCGAGGCACTGTCCCCACGCCCAGGCCTGTTCTTCTGCCGCCCCGGGCACCCATTGCTGGCCAAGGACAGCCTGTCGACCAACGACCTGTTCGCCTACCCGCTGGCCAGCGCCCTGCTGGCCCCCGGCGTGCGCAAACGCCTGGCCAATCTCAGCGGACGCACCGACTTCACCCCGCACCTGCAGACCGAGCACCTGGCGGTGTTGCGCAGCGTGGTGCTGGCCAGCGACGCCATCGGCACGGCCAGTGAGGAAGCGGTGGCCGAGGACTTGGCCGCCGGCAACCTGGTACGCCTGCACTGGCGCAACCTGCCGCCGGGCCTGGAAGTGCTCAGCGTGTACTGCGGGATCATCAGCCGCAGCGGCCAGCGCCTGTCACCGGCGGCGCGGGCAATGATCGACACCCTGGTCAGCCTGGATGCTGCCCCATCGCCCGCAGACGTGGCGCATCGACAATCTCCACCTCGCCATAGCCCAGGCGCACCACGCCGTCCTGTTCGAGGCTCCTGAGGATCTGGTTGATGGTCTGGCGCGACAGCGACAGCATCAAGGCCAGCTGTTCCTGGGACACCTGCAAGCGCCATTGGGCGACATCGCGCTCACCATAGCCTTCGGCCATCTGCAACAGCCGTTGCGCCACCCGCGGCGCGGCGGCCAGCAGGCTCTGCTGCTCGAGGGCGACGAACACCCAGCGTAACTTGTGGCTCATCAACAGGGCCAGGTCGCGCCAGTGTTCTGGCTCGCACGCCAACCATTCCAGCAACGGCGCCTGGGGAATCCACAGCAGGCGTGTCGGCCCCTCGGCATAGGCATCATGGGTGCGCGGCTGGCCATCGAACAGGCTGATCTCGCCGAACCAGTGGGGTGACTCGACCAGCGTCAGCAACGCCTCCTTGCCTGCGCTGCTGACCGCCCCGACCCGCATCGCCCCTTCGAGTACCGCATACAGGCCACACGGCGCATCGCCGCGCTGGAACAGGCGCTGCCCCGCGGCCAGCTCACGCAAACGGCCCAGGGCCAGCAGACTATCCTGAACGGTAACGGGCAACTGCCGGAACCATTGGCCATGCAGCAGCTGAGTACGCGGATCGTGCATGGCACCTCGCAAAGCGAACTCTGTCGGCCAGGCGACAGACGACGATGAATGAACAGGGGCAAGCTGTGCTCACCCCTGATGGAGGAACAACAATGAAAAACCTCGTCGAGCATCTGAGTCAATACGCGGCCTACCACCGCGATCCACGCAACATCGCCACCCACTTCATCGGCATTCCGCTGATCGTGCTGGCCGTGGCCGTGCTGCTGTCACGCCCGGGCTGGGACGTGGTGGGCCTCTGGCTGTCGCCGGCACTGCTGCTGGCGATCTGGTCGGTGTGGTTCTACCTGCGCCTGGACCTGCGCTTCGGCCTGGTGATGGGCCTGCTGCTGGGCTTGTGCCTGTGGGCCGGCCAGGCGCTGGCCGTGCAGAGTACCGGGCTGTGGCTGAGCGCCGGTCTGGGAGCATTCGTGGTGGGCTGGATCATCCAGTTCGTCGGACATGCCTACGAAGGGCGCAAGCCGGCATTCGTCGATGACCTGAGCGGGCTGATCGTCGGGCCGCTGTTCGTGGTGGCGGAGCTGGCGTTCATGGCTGGGCTGTGCGGCGAGCTGAAAAAGGCCGTGGAGGCCAATGCCGGGCCTGTCGCCGTTCGCCAGAAGAAAGCCGCAGTATGACGGTGGCATTGCGTATTCCTCATCGCTGGCAAGCCAGCTCCCACAAGAGCAGCTGATGCCGGTCCCTGTGGGAGCTGGCTTGCCAGCGATGAAGGCGACACCAATTCACCTCACTGCCGCGACTCAACCCCCAACTCATCCCACACCGACTCGGCCAGGTGAAACGTGGCATTGGCTGCCGGGATCCCGCAGTAGATCGCGCTCTGCATGATCACTTCCTTGATCTCTTCCCGCGTCACGCCATTGTTGGCGGCCGCGCGCAGGTGCAGCTTGAGTTCGTCGTTGCGGTTCATGCCGATCAGCATGGCGATGGTGATCAAGCTGCGAGTGTGCCGGGGCAGGCCGGGGCGGGTCCAGATATCGCCCCAGGCGTGCCGGGTGATCATCTCCTGGAACTCGCCGTTGAAGTCGTTGAGCTTCTCCAGGCTGCGGTCGACATGGGCATCGCCGAGCACCGCACGGCGTACCTGCATGCCCGCCTCGTAGCGTTGTTTCTCGTCCACGGTGTATTCCTCAAAGGCTCAGCAGGAAGTCGAGCACTCGGCGGCTGAATGGCGCGCCAATCTCGACGTTGGACAGGTGCGCGGCCGGGAACTCGACATATTCGGCACCGAGGATTCCAGTTTGCATGAAGCGACCGTGCTCGGGGGTGGTCACCGCATCGGCGCAGCCGGCAACGATCAGCGTCGGCACCTGGATAGCGTTGAGCTGGTCTCGGAAGTCGGCATCGCGCACTGCGGCGCAGTTGGCGGCGTAGCCTTCGGGCGAGGTCTGCGCCAACATCTGGCAGATGCGCAAGGTCCGTTCCGGTTCGGCGGCGGCGAACGCCGGGGTAAACCAGCGAGCGATGGAAGCATCGCGCAAATCGGCCATGGCCTGCCGGCCGCCCGCGAGCACAGTGTCGATACGGCTGTTCCACACCTCGTCATTGCCGATCTTCGCCGCGGTATTGCACAAGGTCAGGCTGAGCAGGCGGCTGCCGGCATTGATGCCCAGCCACTGACCGATCAACCCGCCCATGGACAGGCCGATGAAGTGGGCTTTTTCGATGTCCAGCGCATCGAGCATCGCCAGCACGTCGTGACCCAGTTGCTCGATGCTGTAAGGGCCCTCGGTGACCAGCGATTGGCCATGGCCACGGGTGTCGTAGCGCAATACACGGAAGTGCTCGGTCCACGTCGGGATCTGCGCATCCCACATCTGCAGGTCGGTGCCCAACGAGTTGGACAAGACCAGCACCGGGGCATCGGCCGGGCCGTCGAGTCGGTAATGCAATGCGCCATCGGCCAGTTGCACATGTGCCACAGCGGTCTCCTTTCAGGCAGTGAAACGTTGATGTTCGGCTACGGCGCGCGCCACCCAGACGCGGGCCTGGCCCAGGTAATGGGTGGGGTCGAGCAGACGGTCGAGCTCTTCGCCGGACAACTCGGCGTTGACCTGCGGTTCATCGCCGAGCACGGCACGCAGATGGCGTCCTTCGGCCACGGCGCGCTGGCAGCACTGCTCCAGCAGGTGATGGGCACGGTCGCGGCCCAGGCGCTGGGCGAGGACGATGCTGACCGCCTCGGCCAGCACCAGGCCCTGGGTGAGGTCGAGGTTGCGGCGCATGCGCTCGGCGTCCACTTCCATGCCTTCGGCGATCACCTGGGCCTGGCGCAGGGCGCCGGAGACCAGGCAGCAGATCTCCGGCAGAGTTTCCCACTCGGCGTGCCACAGGCCGAGGCTGCGTTCGTGCTCCTGGGGCATCGCGCTGAACAAGGTCGAGAGCAGCCCGGGCACCCGGGTGGCGGCGCCGATCAGCACCGCCGCCCCGACCGGATTGCGCTTGTGCGGCATGGTCGAGGAACCGCCTTTGCCCGGCGCGGCAGGCTCGAACAACTCGCCCGCCTCGGTCTGCATCAGCAGGCTGACGTCACGGCCAAACTTGCCCAGGCTACCGGCGACCAGGCCCAGTACCGAGGCGAACTCCACCAGGCGGTCACGCTGGGTGTGCCACGGTTGTTCGGGCAAGGACAGCTTCAGTTGCGCGGCCAGGGCCTCGGCCACCGGCAGCGCTTTGCTGCCCAGCGCCGCCAGGCTGCCGGAAGCGCCACCGAACTGCAGCACCAGCAGGCGCGGGCGCAGTTCCTTGAGGCGTTGCCGATGGCGAGTCAGGGCGCCAAGCACACCGGCCAGCTTCATGCCCAGCGTCACCGGCGTGGCATGCTGCAGCCAGGTCCGCCCCACCAGCGGCGTGTCGGCATGTTGCAATGCCTGACGCGCCAGGGTGTCGGCCAGCTTGCCCAGATCGCTTTCGAGCAACCCCAGGGCATCGCGCAGTTGCAGCACCAGGCCGCTGTCCATCGCATCCTGGCTGGTGGCGCCCAGGTGTACGTAGCGCTCGGCTTCGGCCACGCCACTGGCGACCACCTTGCCCAGGGCCTTGACCAGCGGGATCGCCGAATTGCCGGCCACCGCGATGGCCTCGGCCAGCGCCCGGGCATCGTAGCGCTCGGCCTTGCAGGCCGCCTCGATGGCAGTCACCGCCGTGTGCGGCACCAGCCCGGCGGCCGCTTCGGCGCGGGCCAGGGCCGCCTCGAAGTCGAGCATGCCCTGTAACCGGCCCCGGTCGGAGAAAACCTCGCGCATGGCCGGGGCGGTGAAGTAGGCGTCGAACAGTTGGTTGCTCATGCAACGTCCTTAGTGATCGTGGTGCAGGTACGCCGCCTGCTTCGGCAGGCGCAGGCTGAACAGGAAAGCCACCGCCATCATGGCGGTCACGTACCAGTAGAAGGTGTTCTCCATCCCCAAGGTTTTCAAGCCCAGTGCCACGTATTCGGCCGAGCCGCCGAACACCGCGTTGGCCACGGCGTAGGCCAGCCCCACGCCCAATGCGCGAACCTGTGGCGGGAACATCTCGGCCTTCACCAGGCCGCTGATGGAGGTGTAGAAGCTGACAATGCACAAGGCCAGGGTAACCAGCACGAAGGCCATGAACGGGCTGGTCACGGTCTTCAGCGCCATCAGCAAGGGGACGGTGAATAGCGTCCCCAGTGCGCCGAAAAGCAGCATCGAATTACGCCGACCGATGCGGTCGGAGAGCATGCCGAACAGCGGCTGCAGGATCATGAACAGGAACAGCGCGCCGGTCATGACGAAACTGGCACTCTTGGCGTTCATGCCGGCGGTGTTGACCAGGTACTTCTGCATGTAGGTGGTGAAGGTATAGAAGATCAGCGAGCCACCGGCGGTATAACCCAGCACGGTGATGAACGCGGCGGCATGATTGCGGAACAACCCGCTGATGCTGCCGGCATCCTTGTCCTGGCGGGTCTCGGCGCTGCTGGTCTCTTTCAGCGAACGGCGCAGCATCAGCGAAATCAACGCGGCGATGGCACCGACCACGAACGGGATGCGCCAGCCGTAGGCGCGCAGTTCCTCCTCGGTGAGCAGTTGCTGCAGGATCACCACCACCAGCACCGCCAGCAACTGGCCGCCGATCAGGGTGACGTACTGGAACGAGGCGAAGAAACCGCGCTGGCCGCGCAGCGCCACTTCACTCATGTAGGTGGCGGTGGTGCCGTACTCACCGCCCACCGACAGCCCCTGGATCAGCCGCGCCAGCAACAACAGCGCCGGCGCCCAGGTGCCGATGCTGGCGTAGGTGGGCAGGCAGGCGATGATCAACGAGCCGCCGCACATCATCAGTACCGAGATCATCAGCGAGTTCTTGCGCCCGTGACGGTCGGCCAGACGGCCGAAGATCCAGCCGCCGATAGGGCGCATCAGGAAGCCCGCAGCGAACACGCCGGCGGTGTTGAGCAACTGCACCGTGGGGTCGTCGGAGGGGAAGAAGGCCGGGGCGAAGTAGATGGCGCAGAAGGCGTAGACATAGAAGTCGAACCATTCCACCAGGTTGCCCGACGAGGCGCCGACGATGGCGAAGATACGCTTGCTGCGTTCTTCGCCGGTGTAATAGCTGGAAGTCATGGTTTATTACTCCTGGGAGGTCACTGCAAAGTCTAGACATACCCAGTAATAGTCTCGTTCCACAGAAGGCCTGATCGCGGGGCAGGTCAAACCCGCTCGATGGCCAATGCCAGGCCCTGACCGACGCCCACGCACATGGTTGCCAGCCCTTTGCGCCCACCGCTCCTCTCCAACTGGTGCAACGCCGTCAGCACCAGCCGTGCCCCGCTCATGCCCAGCGGATGCCCCAGGGCGATGGCGCCACCGTTGGGGTTCACCTGTGGCGCATCGTCCGCCACACCGAGCTCGCGCAGCACCGCCAGCCCCTGGCTGGCGAACGCCTCATTGAGCTCGATGACATCGAAATCACTCACCGCCATGCCCAGACGCTCGGTCAGTTTGCGCACCGCCGGCACCGGGCCGATGCCCATCACCCGCGGCGCCACGCCGGCACTGGACATGCCCAACACCCGGGCCCGTGGGGTCAGGCCATGTTTCTTCACCGCCTCGGCCGAGGCCAGGATCAGTGCGGCGGCGCCATCGTTGACGCCCGAGGCATTGCCTGCGGTAACCGTATGCTCCGGGCCATTGACCGGTCTGAGTCTGCTCAACGCCTCTAGCGTGGTGTCCGGGCGCAGGTGCTCGTCCTGCTCGACCACGGTCTCGCCCTTCTTGTGCCGGATACGCACCGGCACGATCTCTTCGGCAAAGTAACCGGCAGCC
This sequence is a window from Pseudomonas maumuensis. Protein-coding genes within it:
- the pcaD gene encoding 3-oxoadipate enol-lactonase, with protein sequence MAHVQLADGALHYRLDGPADAPVLVLSNSLGTDLQMWDAQIPTWTEHFRVLRYDTRGHGQSLVTEGPYSIEQLGHDVLAMLDALDIEKAHFIGLSMGGLIGQWLGINAGSRLLSLTLCNTAAKIGNDEVWNSRIDTVLAGGRQAMADLRDASIARWFTPAFAAAEPERTLRICQMLAQTSPEGYAANCAAVRDADFRDQLNAIQVPTLIVAGCADAVTTPEHGRFMQTGILGAEYVEFPAAHLSNVEIGAPFSRRVLDFLLSL
- a CDS encoding 3-carboxy-cis,cis-muconate cycloisomerase, coding for MSNQLFDAYFTAPAMREVFSDRGRLQGMLDFEAALARAEAAAGLVPHTAVTAIEAACKAERYDARALAEAIAVAGNSAIPLVKALGKVVASGVAEAERYVHLGATSQDAMDSGLVLQLRDALGLLESDLGKLADTLARQALQHADTPLVGRTWLQHATPVTLGMKLAGVLGALTRHRQRLKELRPRLLVLQFGGASGSLAALGSKALPVAEALAAQLKLSLPEQPWHTQRDRLVEFASVLGLVAGSLGKFGRDVSLLMQTEAGELFEPAAPGKGGSSTMPHKRNPVGAAVLIGAATRVPGLLSTLFSAMPQEHERSLGLWHAEWETLPEICCLVSGALRQAQVIAEGMEVDAERMRRNLDLTQGLVLAEAVSIVLAQRLGRDRAHHLLEQCCQRAVAEGRHLRAVLGDEPQVNAELSGEELDRLLDPTHYLGQARVWVARAVAEHQRFTA
- a CDS encoding MFS family transporter, coding for MTSSYYTGEERSKRIFAIVGASSGNLVEWFDFYVYAFCAIYFAPAFFPSDDPTVQLLNTAGVFAAGFLMRPIGGWIFGRLADRHGRKNSLMISVLMMCGGSLIIACLPTYASIGTWAPALLLLARLIQGLSVGGEYGTTATYMSEVALRGQRGFFASFQYVTLIGGQLLAVLVVVILQQLLTEEELRAYGWRIPFVVGAIAALISLMLRRSLKETSSAETRQDKDAGSISGLFRNHAAAFITVLGYTAGGSLIFYTFTTYMQKYLVNTAGMNAKSASFVMTGALFLFMILQPLFGMLSDRIGRRNSMLLFGALGTLFTVPLLMALKTVTSPFMAFVLVTLALCIVSFYTSISGLVKAEMFPPQVRALGVGLAYAVANAVFGGSAEYVALGLKTLGMENTFYWYVTAMMAVAFLFSLRLPKQAAYLHHDH
- the pcaF gene encoding 3-oxoadipyl-CoA thiolase, with product MMREVFICDAVRTPIGRFGGALAGVRADDLAAVPLKALIERNPGVQWDRLDEVFFGCANQAGEDNRNVARMALLLAGLPHSVPGVTLNRLCASGMDAVGSAFRAIASGEMELAIAGGVESMSRAPFVMGKAESGYSRNMKLEDTTIGWRFVNPLMNAQFGVDSMPETADNVADDYQVSRADQDAFALRSQQKAAAAQAAGYFAEEIVPVRIRHKKGETVVEQDEHLRPDTTLEALSRLRPVNGPEHTVTAGNASGVNDGAAALILASAEAVKKHGLTPRARVLGMSSAGVAPRVMGIGPVPAVRKLTERLGMAVSDFDVIELNEAFASQGLAVLRELGVADDAPQVNPNGGAIALGHPLGMSGARLVLTALHQLERSGGRKGLATMCVGVGQGLALAIERV